One region of Alphaproteobacteria bacterium LSUCC0719 genomic DNA includes:
- the aroC gene encoding chorismate synthase has protein sequence MGDNSFGTLFSFTSFGESHGPGIGCIVDGVPPRIPLGEEILQPYLDRRKPGQSRFVTQRREDDQVEILSGIFEGMTTGTPIAMLIRNKDQRSKDYSDISRQYRPGHADFTYQQKYGIRDYRGGGRSSARETAVRVAAGAVADQVLKAALGAAYRIRGGVVQIGPHQIDRSRLDWDETDNNPFFCPDPVAAGEWETYLDEVRKAGSSAGAILEIVADGIPAGLGQPIYGKLDSDLAAAMMTINAVKGVEIGGGFALSALDGREAGDEMRAGPDGPEFISNNNGGVLGGISTGQQLVVRVAIKPTSSILTPRRSVDIDGDEVDVVTKGRHDPCVGIRGVPVAEAMMAVTILDALMRHRAQCALFDS, from the coding sequence ATGGGCGACAACAGTTTCGGAACCCTGTTTTCCTTCACCAGCTTTGGTGAAAGCCACGGCCCCGGTATCGGATGCATCGTTGATGGGGTGCCGCCGCGGATCCCCCTCGGCGAAGAGATCCTGCAACCCTATCTTGACCGGCGAAAGCCGGGTCAGAGCCGGTTCGTCACGCAGCGCCGCGAGGACGATCAGGTCGAAATCCTGTCCGGCATTTTCGAGGGCATGACAACCGGCACACCCATTGCGATGCTGATCCGCAACAAGGATCAGCGGTCGAAGGATTATAGCGACATCTCGCGCCAGTACCGTCCGGGCCATGCCGACTTCACCTATCAGCAGAAATACGGCATTCGCGATTACCGCGGCGGCGGACGTTCATCGGCCCGCGAAACAGCGGTCCGGGTGGCGGCAGGCGCTGTTGCGGACCAGGTTCTGAAGGCGGCGCTCGGTGCGGCATACCGGATCCGCGGCGGCGTCGTGCAGATCGGTCCGCACCAGATCGACCGGTCACGGCTTGACTGGGACGAGACCGACAACAACCCGTTTTTCTGCCCCGACCCGGTCGCGGCCGGCGAATGGGAAACCTATCTCGACGAGGTTCGAAAGGCCGGAAGTTCGGCCGGCGCCATTCTGGAAATTGTCGCCGACGGGATTCCGGCGGGCCTTGGCCAGCCCATCTATGGCAAGCTGGACAGTGACCTGGCGGCGGCGATGATGACCATCAACGCGGTGAAAGGTGTCGAGATCGGCGGCGGCTTTGCGCTGTCTGCGCTTGATGGGCGCGAGGCCGGTGACGAAATGCGTGCCGGTCCCGACGGTCCGGAATTCATCAGCAACAATAATGGCGGTGTGCTTGGGGGAATCTCGACCGGCCAGCAGCTGGTTGTCAGGGTGGCGATCAAGCCGACAAGCTCAATTCTGACGCCGCGCCGTTCGGTTGATATCGACGGCGATGAGGTGGATGTCGTCACCAAGGGCCGCCACGACCCGTGTGTCGGCATCCGCGGTGTGCCGGTTGCCGAGGCCATGATGGCGGTGACAATTCTCGACGCGCTGATGCGCCACCGCGCACAATGTGCCCTGTTCGACAGCTAG
- the fabI gene encoding enoyl-ACP reductase FabI produces MSEQTSSGVMAGKRGLIMGVANDRSIGWGIAAKLAEQGAELAFTFQGEALQKRVVPLAASVGSDLVLPCDVTDEASVDAVFDRLKTEWGTLDFVLHAIAYSDKEELKGGYVDTTRDNFRRTMDISVYSFTEITRKAAAMMNDGGALLTLTYYGAERVMPHYNVMGVAKAALEASVRYLAVDLGGRNIRVNGLSAGPMKTLAASGIGDFRYILKWNEYNSPLKRNVTLADVGGAGLYLLSDLSSGVTGETHHVDCGYHVVGMKAVDAPDISVV; encoded by the coding sequence ATGTCCGAGCAAACTTCCTCAGGTGTCATGGCCGGCAAGCGCGGCCTGATCATGGGTGTCGCCAATGACCGGTCGATTGGCTGGGGCATTGCTGCAAAACTTGCCGAACAGGGGGCTGAACTGGCCTTCACATTTCAGGGTGAAGCGCTGCAGAAGCGCGTTGTTCCCCTCGCGGCCTCGGTTGGAAGCGATCTGGTTCTGCCATGCGATGTTACGGACGAGGCCAGTGTTGACGCCGTGTTTGACAGGCTCAAGACAGAATGGGGGACGCTCGATTTTGTTCTTCACGCCATCGCCTATTCCGACAAGGAAGAGCTGAAAGGCGGGTATGTCGACACCACACGCGACAATTTCCGCCGCACGATGGATATCTCGGTCTATTCCTTTACCGAGATCACCCGCAAGGCGGCGGCAATGATGAATGATGGTGGCGCGCTGCTGACCCTGACCTATTACGGGGCCGAGCGGGTGATGCCACATTACAATGTCATGGGCGTTGCAAAGGCCGCGCTTGAGGCGTCGGTTCGCTATCTTGCCGTTGACCTTGGCGGTCGCAATATCCGTGTCAACGGCCTGTCAGCCGGCCCGATGAAAACACTGGCGGCCTCGGGCATTGGCGATTTCCGCTATATCCTGAAATGGAACGAGTACAACTCGCCGCTGAAACGCAATGTGACGCTTGCCGATGTTGGCGGTGCCGGCCTGTATCTTCTGTCCGACCTGTCATCGGGCGTGACCGGCGAGACACATCACGTCGATTGCGGGTATCATGTTGTCGGAATGAAGGCTGTCGACGCCCCTGATATCTCGGTCGTCTGA
- the pdxH gene encoding pyridoxamine 5'-phosphate oxidase, with protein MHIDAGTNPFTLFQSWYDEAVASEINDPDAMALASVDSAGMPSVRMVLLKEWGEDGFVFYTNYESRKSGELLATGKAAFCIHWKSLRRQVRVIGPVSQVDGARSDAYFATRGRGSRIGAWASAQSRPLDSRADLAAAVAETEARFPDDVPRPPHWGGFLIAPQEIEFWADGEHRLHDRFRFTRSDGDGWDIQRLNP; from the coding sequence ATGCATATTGATGCGGGAACCAATCCGTTCACCCTGTTCCAGTCCTGGTATGACGAGGCTGTGGCCTCGGAGATCAACGACCCGGATGCGATGGCGCTTGCCAGCGTTGATTCCGCGGGGATGCCCTCGGTTCGCATGGTGCTTCTCAAGGAATGGGGCGAGGACGGCTTCGTCTTCTATACAAATTACGAGAGCCGTAAATCCGGTGAATTGCTGGCCACCGGCAAGGCGGCTTTTTGCATCCACTGGAAAAGTCTGCGCCGACAGGTACGGGTGATCGGGCCGGTCAGTCAGGTTGATGGCGCCCGCTCGGATGCCTATTTCGCGACCCGTGGACGGGGCAGCCGTATCGGCGCCTGGGCATCCGCGCAGTCGCGCCCGCTGGACTCGCGCGCCGATCTTGCCGCGGCGGTGGCCGAGACCGAGGCCCGGTTCCCCGATGATGTGCCGCGCCCGCCGCACTGGGGTGGGTTCCTGATCGCGCCGCAGGAGATCGAATTCTGGGCCGATGGCGAACATCGCCTTCACGACCGGTTCCGGTTTACCCGTAGTGACGGTGACGGTTGGGACATCCAGCGCCTGAATCCCTGA